Part of the Desulfatiglans anilini DSM 4660 genome is shown below.
CGAAACAGGCGATCATTCTGGTGCTGATCCTGGCTGTGCTGGCAGGGGCGACGGCGCTGACCCTGCGGTTGAAGCAGCCGTCCGGAGAGGGCCTCCTTGGCCGTACGCTGCTTGAGGATCTGCCCTGGCAGGATATCGCCGCCGTTTCGATTCGCGGGTTGGAAGGCTCAGTGGGCCTCGCGGAGCGGGACGGCCGCTGGGTGGTGTTGGAGCGGGAGGGTTACCCGGCCGATTTTTCACGCATTGCCGCCCTCGTGAAGGATGTCCGTGAGGCGAAGATCGGGCGGGTTTTCGAGCCCGATCAGGAGACCCTGGGGCGGTTGGGTCTGAAAGATCCGGAGGACCACGCGGTCCAGGCGGCGGAGGCGGCAACCCTGCTGACGCTGATGAACGCCGAGGGGGAAAGACTGGTGGAAATGGCTTTGGGCACGGACAAGCCTTCCAATCAGGGTGCCGCTGCCGGCCGGTATGTCAGGTTGAACCGGCTGCCGGGCGTTTACCGGGTGGATCGTTCCCTTGCCGTGAGCTGCCGGCCTGCCGATTGGCTGGATAAGCTGATTCTGAAAGTCGCGCCCGCCGACATCTCCGAAATCGTCTGCCGAGAGGCCGGCGTTGGCCGGGTCCGTTACCGTCTGAAACGGAATGCGCCGGAGCAATCTCTTACCCTGGAAAATCTTCCCGAACGTTACGTTTTGGACCCGGAGAAGCTGCGGCGTTTGAGCGACGCGGTTTCTTCCCTGCAGATGCTCGACCTCGAGGGCCCCCGCAGGAGCGAGGGATCCGATGGGGGCAGCTTCCCCGTGGTAATAGCCTACCGGCTGTTCAACGGGGTGGTGTATCGGATTTACCCGGGCGCCGCGTGTGTGGATGAGAAGGGCTGCCCTTTGCGGGTGGCGGTTGCCTGGGAGCCGCAGGAAAAGGATGCGCCGGACGACGAAGCCGCTGCGTCCGCAGCTGAAACCGCGTCCGAAGGGGACGCTCCGGGGGAGGACCCTTCCGCCAGGGCTGCCGCCGAGGCTGCCAGGCTGGAGGAGAGGACGTTTCTTGTACCGGAATGGCAGCATCAACATTTTGTCTTGCAGGTGGAAGATCTGCTGGTAGCTCTCGATGAAGAGCCGGACTACGGACATGGACAAGGTCCTGGCCGAAGATAAATTCTCGGCCCTGCTGGACGCCCTGAAAAGGCTGGATTCGCTCGTTGTCGCCTTTTCCGGGGGGGTCGACAGCACACTGCTCCTGGCTGGGGGTAAGGCCGCCCTCGGAAAGGACCGGGTGCTGGCTGTCACGGCTGCATCCGCCATCCGTTCAAGCGGAGAAACATCCTATGCGGTGGAGATGGCGGGCCACCTCGGGGTGCGGCAACGGGTTTTCGATCCTCGGGAAATGGATCTGAAGGCCTTCATGGCCAACGACCGGGACCGTTGTTATCACTGTAAACGTCTTCTTTTCAAACGGATTCGGGAGATCGCCGAAGAAGTTGGCCTTGCCCGCGTGGCCCACGGGGCGAACCGGGACGACCTGTTGGATTTCCGTCCCGGGTTTCGAGCTGCGGAGGAAGAGGGAATTCTTTCGCCCCTGATGACAGCAGGGCTCGGGAAGGCGGAAATCCGTGCGTTGGCGGGCCGTATGGGCCTTCCGAATTGGCGGAGACCTGCCATGGCCTGTTTGGCCACCCGGATTCCCTATGGGGAACCCCTGACGGAACGCGGCCTGAGACGGGTGGAGGAGGCGGAGGCCTATCTCGACGATCGGGGCTTTTCAGGGATCCGGGTCAGAAGCAGCCTGGGAGTCGCCCGGATCGAAGCGCCGGTGGAGGATCTGCACCGGTTCCTGGATCCGGGCTTTCGTGCAGGCCTAATGGAGCACTTCCGGTCGCTCGGTTTCAGCCACATCTCGATCGATCTCGAAGGGTACCTGCCCGGAAAGGTGAATCGGCCGGTCGACTGAAGCGGATCGCTCCCGAAGGTGGACAAGGCCGCCTTCCGGCATTATACTGCATCTCGTTCAGAAACAGACCCGCCCCGCTTTGGCGCCGCCCGAGGCATCCTGGAGGAACAGGAGCGTCCGACCGGCCACCGCCCTCCATTTCCACGGGGCCGCGCCGGTGATCCCTCAGCGCTGCAGGCGAACGATCGCGGCCGCGATCGGCTGTAAAGCCCATTTCAGACATGAAAGCAGAATAGGAGGCCGATGCCTTACACCATAACCTTAAAGGATGCCTACAAGCATTTCACGCTGGACCAGGATAAGGTCCTGACACCCGAGGAAACCGTAGGGCGTTTCAGGCGGAAACTTGCTTCACTGGATCTGGACATCCTGGCCGAGACGGTCCGGATCGATAACGGCCGCATCGGGATACCGGTCTATTTCAGTGTCTGCGGCAGGGATGCAGAGGCGGTCACCGGCACGCGCAAGCAGATGGGCAAGGGCGGAACACCGCAGCAGGCCGAGGCGAGCGCCGTGATGGAGCTGGCCGAGCGTTTCAGCTTCTTCAGTTTCTGCCGGGACGATGCCCATTTTACGCTGGATTGCTGGGACAATCTGAAGGAACGCGCCGTCCCGCTCGAAATGATCGCCCGCTCGGTGCACGATACCTCGGAGGATGTCGACAAGGCCCTGGAGATCTTCGCGCGGCTCCCACTCAGGTGGACGTGGGGGTACAATCTGACGCGGAAAGAAGCGGTGCTGATCCCCTTCGACTGGTTTTTCGCGATCAACGAGTTCAACGGCACTTCCGCGGGAAACTGCGTCGAAGAGGCCCTGCTCCAGGGGTTGTGCGAGGTGGTCGAGCGGCATGTCTCGAGCCTCGTGAGCAGAGGGCGGCTCAGGGTTCCGGCGATCGACCTCGACACGGCGCGGGATCCGCTGGTGAGGGAAATGCTTGCGAAATACCGTGCCGTTGGGATCGAACTGGTTGCGTCCGATTTTTCCCTGAATACGGGTATCCCGACGGTGGGGGTTCTGGCGTATGACCCGGCGACCTTCCCCCACAGGAGTGAAATCGTCTGGACGGCGGGAACCACCCCCGACCCGGAAAAGGCCCTCAGCCGGGCTTTGACGGAGGTGGCCCAGCTCGGTGGGGACTTCGACACCGGCTCGAACTATGTCGCGAGCGGGTTGCCGAAGTTCAGGACGCTCGATGAGGCAGCCTTCATCCGCAAGGCAGGGGGAACGGTCGGGCTGTGTGATTTGCCGAATCTTTCGGACGCCAATATCCGTGTGGAGGTCGAAAACTGCGTGGACGCCCTGGCCGGCAGGGGGATGGAGGTGCTCGTGATCGATGTCATCCATCCCCGGCTGGGCGTGCCCGCTTTCTATACGATCATCCCCGGCGCCCACTTCAGGGAGCGTGCGGCGGGGACCAGTGTAGGGATGTTTACGGCCAAAATCATGGCTGAAAAGGGAGATCCATTCCGGGCCCTGGGGGGGCTCGATCGAATGGAGAAGGCGCTTCCCGGCCGATATTACGTCCACTTTTACAAGGGCATGGCGTACCTCGAATCCGGCCGTCAT
Proteins encoded:
- a CDS encoding DUF4340 domain-containing protein; amino-acid sequence: MKAKQAIILVLILAVLAGATALTLRLKQPSGEGLLGRTLLEDLPWQDIAAVSIRGLEGSVGLAERDGRWVVLEREGYPADFSRIAALVKDVREAKIGRVFEPDQETLGRLGLKDPEDHAVQAAEAATLLTLMNAEGERLVEMALGTDKPSNQGAAAGRYVRLNRLPGVYRVDRSLAVSCRPADWLDKLILKVAPADISEIVCREAGVGRVRYRLKRNAPEQSLTLENLPERYVLDPEKLRRLSDAVSSLQMLDLEGPRRSEGSDGGSFPVVIAYRLFNGVVYRIYPGAACVDEKGCPLRVAVAWEPQEKDAPDDEAAASAAETASEGDAPGEDPSARAAAEAARLEERTFLVPEWQHQHFVLQVEDLLVALDEEPDYGHGQGPGRR
- the larE gene encoding ATP-dependent sacrificial sulfur transferase LarE; the protein is MKSRTTDMDKVLAEDKFSALLDALKRLDSLVVAFSGGVDSTLLLAGGKAALGKDRVLAVTAASAIRSSGETSYAVEMAGHLGVRQRVFDPREMDLKAFMANDRDRCYHCKRLLFKRIREIAEEVGLARVAHGANRDDLLDFRPGFRAAEEEGILSPLMTAGLGKAEIRALAGRMGLPNWRRPAMACLATRIPYGEPLTERGLRRVEEAEAYLDDRGFSGIRVRSSLGVARIEAPVEDLHRFLDPGFRAGLMEHFRSLGFSHISIDLEGYLPGKVNRPVD
- a CDS encoding YcaO-like family protein, whose amino-acid sequence is MPYTITLKDAYKHFTLDQDKVLTPEETVGRFRRKLASLDLDILAETVRIDNGRIGIPVYFSVCGRDAEAVTGTRKQMGKGGTPQQAEASAVMELAERFSFFSFCRDDAHFTLDCWDNLKERAVPLEMIARSVHDTSEDVDKALEIFARLPLRWTWGYNLTRKEAVLIPFDWFFAINEFNGTSAGNCVEEALLQGLCEVVERHVSSLVSRGRLRVPAIDLDTARDPLVREMLAKYRAVGIELVASDFSLNTGIPTVGVLAYDPATFPHRSEIVWTAGTTPDPEKALSRALTEVAQLGGDFDTGSNYVASGLPKFRTLDEAAFIRKAGGTVGLCDLPNLSDANIRVEVENCVDALAGRGMEVLVIDVIHPRLGVPAFYTIIPGAHFRERAAGTSVGMFTAKIMAEKGDPFRALGGLDRMEKALPGRYYVHFYKGMAYLESGRHPEALEAFERALGRDPKEEDIPTILVYAAVCLKELGRYSESIAAARRAEGYDPERTDVFNLMGFCYFKLREHEKAIACFERSIELDPSSAIDYANIASNYRDMGDRERAIHYYRLALEIDPGIGFARENLDRLTMGKTGGGSGPNGHGG